In Streptococcus respiraculi, one DNA window encodes the following:
- the rlmH gene encoding 23S rRNA (pseudouridine(1915)-N(3))-methyltransferase RlmH, with product MKIKIITVGKLKEKYLKDGIAEYVKRLSRFAKIEMIELADEKTPDKASLAENEAILKKESERILAKINEREYVITLAIEGRQFSSENFSQLVSDTMVKGYSDISFVIGGSLGLHETVKKRGNLLMSFGVLTLPHQLMRLVLVEQIYRAFMIQQGSPYHK from the coding sequence ATGAAAATAAAAATTATCACAGTTGGAAAATTAAAGGAAAAATACCTCAAGGATGGAATTGCTGAATATGTCAAACGCTTGAGTCGTTTTGCAAAAATCGAGATGATTGAATTAGCTGATGAAAAGACACCTGATAAAGCTAGTCTAGCTGAAAATGAGGCTATTTTAAAAAAAGAATCCGAGCGGATTTTAGCAAAAATCAACGAACGTGAATATGTGATTACGTTGGCGATTGAAGGGCGGCAATTTTCCTCAGAGAATTTTAGTCAGCTAGTATCTGATACTATGGTCAAAGGTTATTCAGATATTAGCTTTGTCATTGGTGGTAGTTTGGGCTTGCATGAGACGGTAAAAAAACGGGGCAATCTTTTAATGAGTTTTGGAGTCCTTACCCTACCTCACCAATTGATGCGTCTAGTTTTGGTTGAGCAAATCTATCGAGCATTTATGATTCAACAAGGAAGTCCCTACCATAAATAG
- a CDS encoding S1C family serine protease has product MKKFFKVLLLLLIGFVGGLAGTLAAPLLQTNKQPTQVVETKKESEQTTVSKVQYNNENSTTSAVEKVQNAVVSVINYQKPRDNGYRSILEENSNSDDLAVAGEGSGVIYKKTDKFAYLVTNTHVIAGAEKIDIQLASGEKVEGELIGSDTYADIAVIKIAADKVKTVAEFADSDKIKVGETAIAIGSPLGSLYANTVTQGIVSSLSRTVTSKAEDGQTISTNAIQTDTAINPGNSGGPLINIQGQVIGITSSKITSSSNSAAGVAVEGMGFAIPANDAVSIINQLEKNGKVIRPALGIKMANLSNLSTTQRQKAGIEDDSLKAGIVVLSTQKGLPADGQLEQYDVITKIDGETVENISDLQSALYKHTVGDTISITYSRHGKENTINIKLTNSTEDLAN; this is encoded by the coding sequence ATGAAAAAATTTTTTAAAGTGTTACTTTTATTATTAATTGGTTTTGTCGGAGGATTAGCGGGAACACTTGCTGCACCCTTACTACAGACAAATAAGCAGCCAACACAAGTCGTTGAAACTAAAAAAGAAAGCGAACAAACAACGGTTAGTAAGGTACAATACAATAATGAAAATTCAACAACCTCCGCTGTTGAAAAAGTACAAAATGCAGTAGTATCTGTCATTAACTACCAAAAACCACGCGATAATGGTTATCGCTCTATTTTAGAAGAAAATAGCAATTCAGATGATTTAGCCGTTGCTGGAGAAGGTTCTGGAGTTATTTACAAAAAAACAGATAAATTTGCCTATCTTGTCACCAATACGCACGTCATTGCAGGAGCTGAAAAAATCGATATTCAACTGGCTTCAGGTGAAAAAGTAGAAGGGGAGTTGATTGGATCCGATACTTATGCAGATATTGCCGTGATTAAAATCGCAGCTGATAAGGTGAAAACCGTTGCTGAATTTGCCGACTCTGATAAGATTAAAGTTGGGGAAACAGCGATTGCGATTGGTAGCCCGCTAGGGAGCCTCTATGCCAATACAGTAACGCAGGGAATTGTCTCTAGTCTTAGTCGTACAGTTACTTCAAAAGCAGAAGACGGTCAGACTATTTCAACCAATGCTATTCAAACAGATACAGCTATTAACCCTGGAAATTCAGGTGGTCCGCTAATTAATATTCAAGGACAGGTCATTGGGATTACCTCTAGCAAAATTACTTCTAGCTCAAATTCAGCAGCAGGAGTTGCCGTAGAAGGAATGGGCTTTGCAATTCCAGCAAATGATGCTGTTAGCATCATCAATCAACTAGAGAAAAATGGGAAAGTTATCCGTCCAGCATTAGGAATTAAAATGGCTAATTTAAGCAATCTTTCGACTACACAACGCCAAAAAGCAGGTATTGAAGATGATAGCTTAAAAGCTGGTATCGTTGTTCTTTCTACTCAAAAAGGCCTACCAGCAGACGGTCAGTTGGAACAGTACGATGTCATTACCAAAATTGATGGTGAAACTGTTGAAAATATCAGCGACCTGCAAAGTGCTCTTTATAAACATACCGTTGGTGACACCATTTCCATTACCTATTCTCGCCATGGAAAAGAAAACACAATTAACATCAAGTTGACCAATTCAACAGAAGACCTTGCAAACTAG
- a CDS encoding YoaK family protein translates to MSINKEYQVFEGLRIATALTFISGYLNAFTYVTQGGRFAGIQSGNIIMLSYYLAKGEISQVLSFLNPIFFFILGQFIVYLLKRKLKKDRWTWHFCSSLLMTVFIILAVMISPFVGPFFTMATLAFVASIQIGTFQKLRGAPYANVMMTGNLKNAAYLWFKGWMEHDKILRKRGQETILILGSFSLGVIISTLLSLRFFEYGLVYVLIPALYVNYELWREKSLA, encoded by the coding sequence ATGTCAATAAACAAGGAATATCAAGTATTCGAAGGTTTACGAATTGCAACGGCTTTGACCTTTATCAGCGGTTATCTAAACGCTTTTACCTATGTTACTCAGGGAGGTCGATTTGCAGGAATTCAATCAGGCAATATCATCATGTTATCCTATTACCTAGCAAAAGGTGAGATATCACAGGTACTTAGCTTTCTAAACCCTATTTTTTTCTTTATATTGGGACAATTTATTGTCTATCTCTTGAAGCGGAAATTGAAAAAAGATAGATGGACATGGCATTTCTGCAGTAGCTTGTTGATGACTGTTTTCATCATTCTAGCAGTTATGATTTCTCCTTTTGTAGGTCCATTTTTTACCATGGCTACCCTAGCTTTTGTAGCTTCTATTCAGATTGGAACTTTTCAAAAATTACGAGGAGCCCCTTATGCCAATGTCATGATGACAGGAAATCTAAAAAATGCAGCTTATCTGTGGTTTAAAGGATGGATGGAACATGATAAAATTCTTCGTAAAAGAGGGCAGGAAACGATTCTAATTTTAGGAAGCTTTAGTCTTGGAGTCATTATTTCCACACTTCTTTCCCTAAGATTTTTCGAATATGGACTTGTCTATGTCTTGATTCCAGCCCTATATGTCAATTATGAATTATGGAGAGAAAAAAGCCTAGCATAG
- a CDS encoding YfhO family protein — MFKKHSKYLFLAASFLLPILIIASILAMKGIWWGSTTTILASDAFHQYVIFNQVLRNTLHGDGSLFYSFTSGLGLNFYALSSYYLGSILSPLAYFFDLKSMPDALYLFTLLKFGLTGLSTYFSLSSIHKKLQPALAILLSTSFSLMSFATSQLEINIWLDTFILVPLILLGLHKMMVEGRGRTLYFVSLTCLFIQNYYFGYMMALFLALWFLVQLSWKVKDRIKSFVDFTVVSLLAGLSSMIMLLPAYLDLKTHGEKLTKIVNLQTENSWYLDIFAKNLVGSYDTTKFGAIPMIYVGIFPLFFALIFFTIKSIKWQVKISYSVLLAFIIASFYLHPLDLFWQGMHAPNMFLHRYAWVFPLVIIYMAAETLTRLTDIHFRNYLPPILFLLVGFGTTFFAFNHYEFLTSIHFLLSFEFLIAYGILLFAISKKRMNLKVFSCVSLLFVLFELGLNTNFQVDGLSAEWHFPSRESYEQNLTDIDKIVKYAKSTNETFYRTERIFPQTGNDSMKYNYNGISQFSSIRNRASSSTLDKLGFRSDGTNLNLRYQNNTILADSLFAIRYNLVEGDLSKFGFSPVYSSGSYYLHENSYSLPLAVLTSSVYKDVNFSNLTLDNQTHFLNQLAGVDLQYYYSLEPSNVENGSELTNRVTVSKTKEDETPRIQYSLLVPAHTQLYVNIPNINFTSDNSKNVQFTINNVTKNFTLDNTFSLFDAGYFEDEQVVTLTMSFPNNSQVSFDKPQFYRLDTFAYQVAMDKLKSRDVQVKTKGNKISVDYTSDTDASLLITLPYDKGWSASQNGKTLPIKKAQNGFMKVDVKKGSGTIVLSFIPQGFVIGTSCFGIGILLFSFYNRMRTKKRIGIMTSEKAVE, encoded by the coding sequence ATGTTCAAAAAACACTCAAAATATCTATTTTTAGCCGCCTCTTTCCTACTACCTATCCTTATCATCGCTAGTATATTAGCTATGAAAGGAATTTGGTGGGGAAGTACGACAACTATTTTGGCAAGTGATGCCTTCCATCAGTATGTCATTTTTAACCAAGTGTTGCGAAATACTTTACACGGTGACGGCTCCTTATTCTATAGCTTTACAAGTGGATTAGGTTTAAATTTTTATGCCTTATCTTCTTATTATTTGGGCTCTATCTTATCTCCTTTGGCCTACTTTTTTGATTTAAAAAGCATGCCAGATGCCCTCTATCTCTTTACACTACTAAAGTTCGGATTGACAGGGTTGTCAACTTACTTTAGTCTCTCTAGTATCCATAAAAAATTACAACCTGCCCTTGCTATACTGTTATCTACTTCTTTCTCATTAATGAGTTTTGCGACCAGTCAGTTGGAAATCAACATTTGGCTAGATACCTTTATTTTGGTGCCACTTATTCTCCTTGGACTTCATAAGATGATGGTAGAAGGCAGAGGAAGAACCCTCTATTTTGTTAGCCTTACTTGTTTGTTTATTCAAAATTATTATTTTGGATACATGATGGCCTTGTTTTTAGCCCTTTGGTTTCTTGTTCAGCTATCTTGGAAGGTTAAGGACAGAATAAAATCTTTTGTTGACTTTACAGTTGTATCACTATTAGCAGGTCTATCCAGCATGATCATGCTCCTACCGGCCTATCTAGATTTAAAAACACATGGGGAAAAGTTGACAAAGATTGTCAACTTACAGACAGAAAACTCTTGGTATTTGGATATTTTTGCTAAAAATTTAGTTGGAAGCTATGATACAACGAAGTTTGGTGCCATTCCTATGATTTATGTAGGAATTTTTCCCCTATTCTTTGCCCTTATTTTCTTCACTATAAAATCGATTAAATGGCAGGTAAAAATCAGCTATAGTGTACTACTTGCCTTCATCATTGCTAGCTTTTATCTCCATCCACTTGATCTTTTTTGGCAGGGAATGCACGCACCTAACATGTTTTTACACCGCTATGCCTGGGTTTTCCCATTAGTCATCATTTATATGGCTGCAGAGACATTGACACGATTGACAGATATTCATTTCCGTAACTACCTTCCTCCTATCCTCTTCTTACTGGTTGGATTTGGAACAACATTTTTCGCCTTCAATCATTATGAATTTCTAACATCTATCCATTTTTTACTATCCTTTGAATTTTTAATAGCCTACGGAATTCTTCTATTTGCCATCAGTAAAAAGCGAATGAATCTAAAAGTATTTTCATGTGTCAGTCTATTGTTCGTCCTATTTGAACTTGGATTGAATACCAACTTTCAAGTTGACGGCTTATCTGCTGAATGGCACTTTCCAAGTCGTGAGAGTTACGAGCAAAACTTGACAGATATTGACAAGATTGTAAAGTATGCAAAATCTACCAATGAAACATTTTATCGAACTGAGCGAATCTTTCCTCAAACTGGAAATGATAGCATGAAATACAATTACAATGGGATCTCTCAATTTTCTTCCATTCGGAATCGTGCTTCAAGCTCCACTTTAGATAAATTAGGATTTCGTTCTGACGGTACAAATTTAAATTTGCGCTATCAAAACAATACTATTCTAGCTGACAGTCTCTTTGCTATTCGATACAATTTAGTAGAGGGCGATTTGTCTAAATTCGGATTTTCTCCTGTCTATTCAAGTGGCTCTTATTATCTCCATGAAAATTCCTACTCTCTTCCCTTGGCAGTATTAACAAGTAGTGTTTACAAGGATGTCAACTTCTCTAATTTAACGCTTGATAATCAAACCCATTTCCTAAACCAGTTAGCTGGAGTCGATTTACAGTATTACTACAGCTTAGAACCTTCCAATGTTGAAAATGGATCTGAATTAACGAATCGTGTGACCGTTTCTAAAACAAAAGAAGATGAGACACCTCGCATTCAGTATTCACTATTGGTCCCTGCTCATACACAATTATACGTCAACATTCCAAATATCAACTTTACAAGTGATAACAGTAAGAATGTGCAGTTTACCATCAATAATGTCACTAAAAACTTTACTCTTGATAATACTTTCTCACTTTTTGATGCAGGATATTTTGAAGATGAACAAGTCGTTACCTTGACAATGAGCTTCCCTAATAATTCCCAAGTTTCATTTGATAAACCTCAATTTTATCGTCTTGATACATTTGCCTATCAGGTAGCCATGGATAAATTAAAGAGTCGAGATGTTCAGGTAAAAACAAAAGGAAACAAGATTTCTGTGGATTATACATCTGATACGGATGCCTCATTACTGATAACTCTCCCCTATGACAAGGGATGGTCTGCAAGTCAAAATGGAAAGACCCTACCGATTAAAAAAGCGCAAAATGGCTTCATGAAAGTAGATGTCAAAAAAGGGAGCGGAACGATTGTACTCTCATTCATTCCTCAGGGATTTGTGATTGGGACTTCTTGTTTTGGAATAGGAATCTTACTATTTAGTTTCTATAACAGGATGCGCACCAAAAAGCGAATAGGTATCATGACAAGTGAAAAAGCGGTGGAATAA